The proteins below come from a single Micromonas commoda chromosome 8, complete sequence genomic window:
- a CDS encoding predicted protein — protein sequence MGNSVGKEATVQESVAGDTGRPPRKEHEATRGSAAADERRTTEDSPTLVSGLRLVEGIVDTSGSPSEHDILVAWIRGTLERGRAGELPGNTYAPIPEKWRKRNQSREMLQFGTYTHSNRVETHVPVAPLPPELDAVVDALIARGALTELQRPDSCTINLYGPGQWIPPHIDNPAFDRPFVTVSLCSEQPMVLGRGMVWPEGGRGPCGDDERLNEEHALSLPVGSAVVVEGEAADEYEHAVPPVTAERISLTFRRRGRPGREMDERTERAERCRRRCRDVRGAIVAAAEARAGGVRRGFGPVGPIGAIGRVGPPPAKPAGRREGSVIKKPMDDDAEDVVGGGVLSKNAAKKEARKAAKAAAKERARKAKPTTTAVDGTVFERKEKVRSCPACPPDLLPPTTSDANESQCADASCVAPPMYGEDAGVPVAEALPSVERVHVQRVYDAVATQWHGTRYRAWSGVEDFVRRVVQPGSLVADVGCGNGKNLPEVESLGGFGVGCDFSVGLLEICAVERGLEVFAGDATCLPLRSRSFDVALNIAVLHHVSSEPRRRKLVTETMRLLTVGGTALFYAWALEQADGGVSGHHFESQDVLVPFHKKAGVQGKVVVTGGSGSGEKEGEETRAGGAAGEDDDGDPTAPRVYQRYCHVYKEGELETLFEHIKSWVKVNRVYFDCGNWCVEAERIA from the coding sequence atgggtAACAGCGTGGGGAAAGAGGCGACGGTTCAGGagagcgtcgcgggcgataccgggcggccgccgcggaaagagcacgaggcgacgcgcggatccgccgccgccgacgagagGAGGACGACCGAGGACTCCCCGACTCTCGTCAGCGgcctgcgcctcgtcgagggcaTCGTCGACACGTCGGGATCCCCGTCGGAGCACGATATCCTCGTGGCGTGGATCCGCGGcacgctcgagcgcggccgaGCGGGCGAACTCCCCGGCAACACCTACGCGCCCATCCCGGAGAAGTGGCGCAAGCGCAACCAGAGCCGCGAGATGCTCCAGTTCGGCACGTACACGCACAGCAACCGCGTGGAGACCCACGTCCCGGTCGCGCCCTTACcccccgagctcgacgccgtcgtcgacgcgctcatcgcccgCGGGGCGCTCACCGAGCTTCAACGACCGGACTCCTGCACCATCAACCTGTACGGCCCGGGCCAGTGGATCCCTCCGCACATCGACAACCCCGCGTTCGACCGACCGTTCGTCACCGTCTCGCTGTGCTCCGAGCAGCCGATGGTGCTGGGCCGGGGGATGGTCTGGCCCGAAGGCGGTCGAGGGCCGTGTGGTGACGACGAACGGCTCAACGAGGAGCACGCGCTGTCGCTCCCGGTGGgatccgccgtcgtcgtcgagggcgaagccgccgacgagtACGAACACGCCgtgccgccggtgacggccGAGCGCATATCCCTCACGTTcaggcgacgggggcgaccgGGGCGGGAGATGGACGAGAggacggagcgcgcggagcggtgCAGACGGCGGTGCAGGGACGTGCGCggggcgatcgtcgcggcggcggaggcgcgggcggggggcgtTCGTCGAGGGTTCGGACCGGTGGGTCCAATCGGCGCCATAGGCCGGGTGGGACCGCCACCGGCGAAACCGGCgggtcggcgcgagggaagCGTGATCAAGAAgccgatggacgacgacgcggaggatgtCGTCGGAGGCGGGGTGTTGAGCaagaacgcggcgaagaaggaggccaggaaggcggccaaggcggcggccaaggagcGAGCCCGGAAGGCcaagccgacgacgacggccgtcgacggcaccgtgTTCGAGAGGAAGGAGAAGGTTCGCTCGTGTCCCGCCTGCCCGCCGGATCTCctcccgccgacgacgagcgatgCGAACGAATCTCAGTGTGCagacgccagctgtgtcgccccCCCTATGTAtggggaggacgccggcgtgcccgtcgccgaggcgcttcCCTCGGTGGAGCGCGTTCACGTGCAGCGCGTGTACGACGCAGTGGCGACGCAGTGGCACGGCACCAGGTACAGGGCCTGGAGCGGGGTGGAGGACttcgttcgtcgcgtcgtccaacccgggtccctcgtcgccgacgtgggGTGCGGCAACGGCAAGAACCTGCCGGAGGTTGAATccctcggcgggttcggcgtgGGTTGCGATTTTTCCGTCGGGTTGCTCGAGATctgcgccgtcgagcgcgggctcgaggttttcgccggcgacgccacgtGCCTGCCCCTGCGATCGAGAtcgttcgacgtcgcgctcaacATCGCGGTGCTTCACCACGTGTCCAGCGAACCCAGGCGGCGTAAGCTGGTCACCGAGACCATGCGACTGTTGACCGTGGGCGGGACGGCGCTGTTCTACGCGTGGGCGCTGGAGcaggcggacggcggcgtgagcggGCACCACTTCGAGTCGCAGGACGTCCTCGTGCCCTTTCACAAGAAGGCTGGCGTGCAGGGTAAGGTGGTGGTCACCGGCGGGAGTGGTTCGGGGGAGAAGGAGGGAGAGgagacgcgggcgggcggagccgcgggcgaggacgacgacggggacccgaccgcgccgagggtgtaTCAGCGGTACTGCCACGTGTACAAGGAGGGCGAGCTGGAGACGTTGTTCGAGCACATCAAGTCGTGGGTCAAAGTGAACCGCGTGTACTTCGACTGCGGCAACTGGTGCGTGGAGGCTGAGCGGATAGCGTAG